The segment GCGATTTCCGATAACTGGCGCGGCAAGGGTCTGGGCACGCAACTTCTGGCCGGTCTTGAAAACCTTGCGATGGATGCCGGATGTGTCCGTATCCGCCTTGAAGTGCGCGTTGAAAACAGCAATGCCCGCAATCTTTATGACCGCCACGGCTATCAGCAGATTGCCGACCTGCCCGGCTATTACGAAGACGGTGCCAATGGCATTCGCCTGCAACATGATCTGTATGACATCCCGACTGAACGGTCGCCAGCGGTCGCAACCGGTGCGCCGCTGATCCTTGTTGACCGCCTCAAAGACCTGCCGTTTCAGGTGCCCGGTGCGCGCATCATGCGGGTGCGTGAATATCTTGCGCTTGATCACGGGGTGCGAAACCGGCGTGTCATCAACCTGTGCCAGTCTTATGAATATCTGTCGCGGGGTTATTATTGCAGCTTGCTTGCCGCCGCACGCAGCGAACGCGTAATCCCCGAGGCCGACGTGCTTCTGGATCTGAACTGGAAACGGCTGCAAAAAACCGCGCGTGCAGAAATGAGCCCGCAAATCGTCGAGGCACTGGCCAAACCGGGCGATCACCCGACCAAGATCGACGTATTCTTTGGCCGCACCGTCGATAAACGCTTCCGTGATATCGCCCAGCGCGCCTTTGATCAGTTCCGCTGTCCGATCCTGCGTCTGCATCTGAACCCGTCGGACAAGAAAATCCTGCGCGAAATCGAAGCCCCGGCACTAAGCCAACTGGGCGCTGAAGACCTGCCTGCATTTGAAAGCGCCATCCGTGCCTATCTGCGCGGTCGCGTGCGCAAACCGGCGGCTGGTGGCAACCCGCCAAGCGCGCTGGTGGCAATCCTGCATGATCCCGATGCGGTCCTGCCGCCATCCGATAGCGATGCACTGGCCCTGTTCATTCAGGCCGCCTCCGACCTTGGTGCGAAGGCCGAACTGATCACCGCCAAGGATTTCCATCACCTGTCGGAATTTGATGCGCTGCTGATCCGCGAAACCACCGCCCTTGATCATCACACCTATCGCTTTGCCAAACGGGCGCGCAAGGAAGGCATTCCGGTGATTGACGATCCGGACTCAATCCTGCGCTGCACGAACAAGGTGTATCTTGCCGAATTGCTGCGTACACACCGTATTCCGGCCCCGCGCAGCATGATTTTCGATAAACGCCGCATTGCCGAAATCGGACAGCAATTCAGCTTCCCATCGGTGCTTAAGGTACCCGATGGCTGCTTCTCGCGCGGGGTGCGCAAGGTGAAATCACCCGAACATCTGGCCGAAGTTGCGACCGAGATGTTCAAAAATTCCGAACTTCTCGTCATTCAGGAATATGTCGAAACCACCTTTGACTGGCGTATTGGCGTTCTGGGGGGCGAGCCACTCTTTGCCAGCCGCTATTTCATGGCGCCGGGCCACTGGCAGATCGTCAAACACGAAGATGACGGCAAATCGTTCGAGGAAGGCGGCTTTGAAACCGTCGCCGTCGAAGATGCCCCGGCTGATATCGTTTCCACAGCCTTGGCTGCGGCCCGCCTGATGGGCGATGGTCTTTATGGTGTGGATATGAAAGAAACCCCGCATGGCCCGATGGTGATCGAAGTCAACGACAACCCCAACATCGATGGCGGGGTCGAGGATGTCGTGCTCGGCATGGATCTGTATCGCCGGATCATCGCCCATCTTCTGGGCAAGATCGCGCGTCCGTGACGCATTCCATTCAAAATGACAAAGGGCCGGTTTATCCGGCCCTTTTTTCAATGAAGACTGCTGCCTGAAGCTTGTCGCGGCCATAACGCACCATAAGGTCAAACTCGTTGCGCAGGATCGGCGTTGATACGCAATCGCTGCCGCTGAATGGTTCGTGATCATCGCCAATATCCGGATCGGTGACATAGACATACCGGTCATCAAATCCCGAAACCACAACCCAGTGCGGGATTTTATCGCCGTAAATACGATACTGGCTGATCAGGACAAGCGCGATCTTGCCCTGTTTTGACCGTTCCTCGATTTCTGCAATGCTGAACGGCCCGGTGGTTACCGGAATACCGGCCTCGCGCGCCTGACGGGCGAAATCATAATGCACCAGTTCCACGACTTCGCGGTTCTTGGGTTTACGTACCGTATCAACAAAAAGCGGCCCGTCACGGCTGCTTAAAACCTCGACATCAAAACCGCGTTTGTGCGCCGCCAGTCCAAGGCCAAGCGGCCCGCACCCGCCATGCCCCGATGTCATGAAAACGGTCGTTGCCTCACGCCAAAGCGCAATTTCCTGATTGCGATCCATTTCGACATTGGGATCAAGCGCGTTCATCGCCATCATCAATGCCGCTGGTCCACAGGTGAATGGCATGGTCTGGTGATAAAAATGGATTGGCGATGGCCGACGCAGGGATTGCGGCACCAGAACACGTTCCATGCGCAGCGCGTCGGAATGATCGGGATAATAATCGGGATAAAGGGCAAACTCGCGATATCCCGCCGCCTTGAACAATCCAATCGCCGTTTCGTTACCCGGATTGACTTCAAGCCGCAGGATCGGGGCCCCGAAATCAAGGCTGAGTTCCTCGGCCCGGGTCAGGAGTGCCCGGCCGATCCCCTGCCCACGCTGCGTCTCCAGAACCGCCATGGAATAAAGCCGTGCCATCGCAACGTTGGATCGGAAAATTACCAGGGCATAGCCGACAACCGCACCATCGCGTTCAGCAACACAAAGGCGCGCCGTCTCGCTGCCAAGGAAACGCTTGAAAGCGCGGCGTGACAAACGGTCAATATCAAATGAACTGTTTTCGATCTCGCACAGGGCATCAAGGTCCCCATCTGTTGCGATACGAAGGTCAAGTTTGGTCAAAAGGCACCCGAAGCATCAATACTTGCCGATCCCATAGATCAAGGCGGTTTCACCCATTTCGCCATGAAACGGATGAAACCGGAAGTGCATTTTCGGCAGGTTAGCTGCGCGCGGCAATCCGGGGTGCCAGAGGCGACATGTCATATCCCGCCCCCGCAGCCGTTTTGACAATATCTTCAACCGGCAAATTGCCAGCACTGGCAAGCGACCAAAGGATCGTGCAGCGCGTGCCACTACGGCAATACGCGAATACCGGTTTTTCAGCCTCGCTCAGAACCTTGGCAAAGGCATCGGCATCGGCATCCGAAACATTGCCGCTTGCAACCGGAAGAAACACGGCGGCAAGACCAAGGCTTTTTGCCTTTGCCTCGACTTCTGCGAATGATGGCTGACCGGGGTCCTCGTTGTCCGGACGATTACAGACAATGGTCTTGAAACCGGCCCCGGCGATGTCATTAACAGCATCAAGGGGCATCTGCGGCGAGACGGTCAGTTCATCATTCAGGCGTTTCATTGTTGCGGGTCCGTATTTCTGGGTCACAAGGACCGCTTATGCGCTTGGAACGTAAAAGCGGAATACCAGGATTACGGATGCCACTATATCCGTCGGCTGACAACTCCCCGACATCATAAAAGTCGATTATCTGGCGGATTTTGTATCAATCGGGCATGTCCCGATACCCAGAATGCGATAAAGCGGGCAAAACCGCATCCCACCGGTCAGGATCATGATTGCACCGGCAATCATCGCCACCCAGCCAAATCCGCCAAGTGCTGCAAACGGGCCGGTCTCCGTCGCAACAACAAACGGCAGCGCAATCAGAACGACGCCAAGAATTACACGCAAAGCACGATCAATTTTTCCGACATTGGATTTCATCGGGAACTCCTGTTTCTGAAAACCACGGGATCAATATCACCCTGATAATATATAATATTATAATTAACAAATGTAATTTTATCATTTATTTGTGTTAAAACTGATCTATCGCAAGGAATGCGGCACATGATCCGGTTGCAGGCCGTGAAAACGCGTGCTACGCCCTTGTTTGATTTGCAGGTAAAGGGCCCCGACATGACCGATAAATTCGCATCCGTTGCCGATTGGCCGATCTGGCACGATCAAAATCCGGGCAACACTTTTTCCCAATGGCTAAAGGCATGTGTTGCCGATGACTGGCACAAGGTCACCCATCATCCCTTTACCGATGCCTGGGGCAAGGCCGCCGTTCCTGACCGCAACCTTAAAAACTATCTGATTCAGGATCACCGTTTTATCGACCGGTTTGTCGCTCTTCTGGCTGGTGCCGTATCGCGTGCCCCGACCCTTGCCGACAGGATTCCGGCCTGCCAGTTTCTCGCCCTTCTGACCGGACCGGAAAACACCTATTTCGAACGCTCACTTGATGCGCTTGGCGTCACCGAACAGGAACGCTGCGAAATGCCCGACTGGGACGTCACCGCGGACTTCAAGGACCTGATGCGCACCGCCATGGAAAGCAACGACTACGCCAGCATGCTGGCGGTTCTGGCTGTCGCCGAAGGCACCTATCTTGGCTGGGCGGACCGGGTTCACAATGAAATCGAAAGCCACCCCAAAGAGTTCTGGTACGCCGAATGGCTTGATCTGCATATCGGGACCTATTTCGAAAGCGTCGTCGCCTTCCTGAATGATCAGCTTGATAAAACCGGACCGACACTGGATGACGCTGCCCGCGCAAACTGTCTTTCCTGTTTCCGCAAGGCAACCGAACTTGAAGTCCGGTTCTTTGACGCGGCATGGGGTTCACAAACGTGATCACCATCCGCCCGTATCGCGCAACCGATGCATCGGTGCTGACCGAAATTTATACCCGTTCTGTTACGGAACTGGGATCGCGTGCCTATAACCCCGATCAGGTCGGCATCTGGGCAACCCTTGCTCCAACCGCAGAACGGTTTGCCGAACTGATGGACGATGGTCGGCTGCGCCTGATCGCGGCGGATGAAAACGACCAGCCCGTCGCCTTTTGCGATCTCGAAGCCGACGGACACATCCATTTCCTGTATGCCCTGCCCGAACTTGCCGGGACCGGTGCGGTCACGACACTGTATGACGCCCTCGAAAAAGCGGCACGTGACCGCAACATCGCAAAGCTTTATTCCGAAGCCAGCGAACTTGCCAAAGGCTTCCTGTTAAAACACGGTTTTCACGTGCTTGAACGCCGGGATTTTGAAGTCGCCGGTGTCCCGATCCATAACTATGCCGTCGAAAAACGCCTGCGGCCTGTGACCTGATCGCGGGCAAAATCAAAAGGCGGTCATTTTCCGACCGCCTTTTTGTTTCAGCTATCCTTGATCGCCCGCCGTGCGGTTGTCACCACCCGCTCGACATAGCTATCGGCCTGTCCGATATAGTTCGCCGGATCGCGCAGCTTGGCCCAGTCAATCCCGACATCGGTCATTTTGGGCAACTCATCAAACAGATTGCTTTGATTGGCCGCAGATCGCGACAACGCGTCTTTCACCAACTTGTCTGCCACATCACGCCCAAGATGCTCGGCAAGGGCAAAGGTCGCGGCTTCCGCCAGCATCGCCCCGCGTGACAGTTCAAGATTGGCCGCCATCCGGTCAGTATTGACCTTAAGGCTCGGCACCATATCAACCGCCTGCGCCAATCCGGCCCCGGTTGCCATGATCATCTGCGGCAATGTCAGCCATTCCAGCAACCAGCTTGCCCCGGATCGTTCATGTTCATGGATCTGGCTTTGCGCAAATGTGCCAAGCTGCCCGGCATTGAACCGCGCCAGCGTGATCAGCATCTCGGCCTGAACCGGGTTGGATTTATGCGGCATGGTCGATGATCCGCCGCCCTTGCCCGGCTGGACTTCGGCAATTTCGGATTGCGCCAGCAACACCAAATCCAGCCCCATCTTGCCAAGCGCACCGCTAAGTGCGGTTAACTGTGCAGCAAAATCGACCAGAACATCGCGCTGGCTGTGCCACGGCATATCGGTTGGGGGCAGTTCAAGTTCATCGGCCAGATTGCGTTCAACCTCAATCGCCTTATCACCGATGGACGCCAGCGTCCCGGCCGCCCCGCCAAAACTTAACCGGAACAAGTCAGAACATAACGTATCAATCCGCTGATCAATCCGCACCAATGGTGCCAGCCATCCGGCGGCTTTAAGCCCGAATGTGGTCGGCACGGCCTGCTGGGAACGGGTGCGTCCGATCATCACCGTCGCCCGGTGGGTTTCGGCCTGTGCAATCAATGCCTTGATCAGCTTGCGCGTCCGGCGGCGGATAATCGCCACCGCATCGCGAAGCCGTAACACCAGCCCCGTATCAAACACATCCTGACTGGTCGCGCCAAAATGGACATAGCGCGCATCATCCCCGCCAATCTCGGCCTTAAGCGCCTTGACCAATGCCGGAACCGGCACACCGGCACTTGCCGTACCCGCCGCAAGCGACGCCGGATCGGGGCGAAATTCGCGGCACACATCGGCAATACGGTTCGCACTTGCTTCCGGGATCACGCCTGCGCTTGCTTCGGCCGATGCCAATGCCGCCTCAAACAGAACCATCGATGCGATCTGCGCATCATCGGTAAAAAGCGCGGCAATTTCCGCATCGGCAAACAGATTGCCAAGCATCGCGGAATCAAAGGGCGAAATTGTCATCTGGTTTGGTCCACCGTTTAAACAGGTGTTATTTCAGGTCGTTAGTGTCGCGCCGCGACTGCGTTCGGTCAACAACACAAAAGAAGCCCCTGCCCGTTCTTCAACGGCACAGGGGCCCTTTTGAAATCAAACGATCAATCAGACCGCTTCAAGCACAATGGCAATACCCTGTCCGACGCCAATGCACATCGTCGCCAGCGCATATTTACCACCGGCACGTTTCAGCTGCATCGCAGCCGTCCCGGTGATACGTGCGCCCGACATGCCAAGCGGATGACCAAGGGCAATCGCCCCGCCATTCGGGTTCACACGCGCATCGTCATCGGCAATGCCAAGATCGCGCAACGTCGCCAGCCCCTGCGAGGCAAACGCCTCGTTCAGTTCGATCACGTCAAGCTGATCGGTCGTAAGGCCATGACGCGCCAGAAGCTTCTTGCTGGCCGGTGCCGGGCCAAAGCCCATGATGCGTGGCGCAACACCCGCCGTCGCACCACCAAGAACCTTGGCAATCGGTTTCAGGCCGTATTTCTTGACCGCCGCATCCGATGCAATGATCAATGCTGCCGCACCATCATTCACACCCGATGCGTTGCCTGCCGTTACCGAACCACCTTCGCGGAACGGGGTCGGCAGTTTGCCAAGCTTTTCGGCCGTGGTGCCCGGACGCGGATGTTCATCCTTGTCAACGATGATCGGGTCGGCCTTGCGCTGCGGAATGGTGACCGGCGTGATTTCCGCGGCCAGATTGCCGTTTTCCTGTGCGGCCACCGCCTTGTCCTGCGAACGGGCGGCAAAGGCATCCTGATCAGCACGGCTGATCTTGAAATCCTCGGCAACGTTTTCACCGGTTTCCGGCATGGAATCAACGCCGTACTGCTTTTTCATCACCGGATTGATGAAACGCCAGCCAATCGTGGTGTCATAGATTTCCGCATTGCGCGAAAAGGCCGTTTCGGCCTTTGGCATCACAAACGGGGCACGCGACATGCTTTCAACACCGCCCGCAATCATCAGATCGGCCTCGCCCGATTTGATCGCACGTGCGGCCATGATGATCGCATCCATACCCGACCCGCACAGACGATTGACCGTCGTGCCGGTCACATTTTCCGGCAACCCGGCCAGAAGCGACGACATGCGCGCCACGTTGCGATTGTCTTCACCGGCCTGGTTGGCACATCCGAAAATCACGTCATCGACATCGCCGAAATCGATATTCGGGTTGCGTTCGATTAACGCCTTCAGCGGAATGGCACCAAGGTCGTCCGCACGGACCGACGAAAGACTGCCGCCAAAACGGCCAATCGGGGTGCGAATAAAATCGCAGATATAAGCATCAGCCATATTCAAAGTCCTTACTGCTGGCCTTCATGGGCCTTGGCGGTGCGGGCATGCAAGTCACGCAGGACCTGAAGCTCGTGCGCGTCGGGCACCGGAGTTTCGGCGACTTCATCCGCAAATTCAACAGCCCAGCCGGTGTTTTCGATAATATCTTCGCGCGTCACGCCCGGATGGATCGATGTCACGATGAAATGCTTGCCAACCGGATGCGGTTCCATGATGCAAAGATCGGTAATCAGCCGCGACGGACCTTTGGTATCGACACCATAAGATGCGCGGTCATCACCGCCCTTGCCATGACCAAGCGAGGTCACGAAATCGATCTTTTCAACAAAGCCGCGCTTGCTCTGTTTCATCACCAGAAACACCTCGCCACAGCTCGTCGCGATTTCCGGCGCGCCACCACCACCCGGCAGGCGAACCTTGGGATCGTCATAATCGCCGATCACGGTGGTGTTGATGTTGCCGTATTTATCAAGCTGTGCCGCGCCAAGGAAGCCGACGGAAATCTTGCCGCCCTGCAACCAGTAACGGAACATTTCCGGCACCGGCACGGTATTGACAGCCGTTTCGCAAAGCTCGCCATCACCGATGGATAACGGCAATACGTCTGGCTTCGTACCAATCGTGCCGCTTTCATAAATAAGGGTCAGTTCCGGCGCATGCGTCAAACGCGCAAGGTTGCACGCTGCCGACGGCATGCCGATGCCGACAAAGCACACATCGTCATTCTTGAGTGCGCGCGAGGCAGAAACCGTCATCATTTCGGTAGGGGTATAGTCAACCATGATCTTTCCTCCGCTTACCCTTTGTTCGCTTCGCGCTTGGCGGCGAAATCTTCGGGGCCGCCCTTCATGACATGCTCATCGATCCATGCGGTGAAACTGTCGCGATCATTGGCAATCTTGTCCCACGCCTTGTAAAACGCGTTGTCACGCTTGTAATAACCCTGGGCATAAGACGGATGTGCGCCACCGGGCACCTCGACAATCGCGGTCACCGCCCAGTTCGGCAGCATCACGGCGTTGTAGGGAACATCATCGAAATTATCGACAATGTCCTCGACCGTGATGATCGATTTTTTCGCTGCCAGAACGGCTTCCTTCTGAACCCCGACAATACCTTCAAACAGGACATCGCCCTTCTTGTTGGCTTTCTGGGCATGGACAACCGCCACATCCGGTCGAATGGCCGGAACCGCTGCCAGACGTTCACCGGTGAACGGGCATTCGATGAATTTGATGTTCTTGTTCACGCGCGGCAATTCCGCCCCGCGATATCCCTTGAACACCGCACAGGGCAGACCCGCCGCCCCCGCGTCATAGGCATTGGCCATTGCCGCGTGGCTGTGTTCCTCGATCTCAAGCTTGTGCGGCCAGCCTTCCTGAACCGCATCGCGCAACCGGTGCAACGACCCGACACCGGGGTTGCCGCCCCACGAAAACACCAGTTTCCTTGCACAACCGGCCCCGATCAGCTGATCATAGATCATATCGGGCGTCATCCGGATCAGGGTCAGATCACTGATCCCCTGACGGATGACCTCGTGCCCGGCGGCATGCGGGATCAGATGCGTGAAACCTTCCATCGAGACGGTATCGCCATCCTTGATGCAGGATGCGACAGCCTCTTTAAGCGACATGAAACGTGCAACCACGGTAAAACTCCTGTGGTAACCAGAACAATAAAACGCGGCATATCTCAGCCGGATGCGTTGGAATGATTTGGATGGCTGTGACCACCGGCTTTCCCCAAAGCAGCGAACACAGCCATCCAGACCGAAGCGACTTACACGTCGAAGAACACGGTTTCCGCGTCCCCCTGCATATGAATGTCGATCCGGTATTGAACCCCGGTACGGGTTTCGACACGCTTGGCAATCAGCGTGTCACGGCGATCGGCGGGAACTGATTGCAGGATGTCGTCCTTGGCGTTCAATGCCGCCTCGTCATCGAAATAGAAACGGGTAAAGGCATGAACCAGCATGCCGCGCATGAACACGATGACATTGACAAACGGGGCCGTGCCATCGGCAACAACCCCCGGTTTGACGGTGTCAAAATAAAAGCGGTTCTGCGCGTCCGTGCCGGTACCGCAACGGCCAAGGCCCCGGAAACCCGATGATGCAACATCCACCGGATTTTCGGTATAGGCGCCGTTGGCATCGGCCTGCCAGATTTCGATCATCGCGTCATTGACGACATCGCCATTGCCATCAAGAACACGACCGGTGATGCGGATATGCTCGCCTTCGGCATCCGGTCCGGCGATGGTTGTGTCTGCGATATCGGTAAAATCATAACCATACTGCCCGGCCGTCAGGCCATAGGCGAAATAAGGGCCAACCGTCTGCGAAGGGGTTTCACCATATGCCATGACTTAGTCCTCCATCGGGGTGGCATTACGTCCGCGAAGGACGATGTCAAACTGATAACCAAGGGCAAAGCCTTCCTCGGTTTTCTCGATTGAAAATTTGGAAATCAGACGTTCGCGGGCGCTCGCATCCTGGGTTTCAAGGAAAATCGGATCAAGCTCCAGCAACGGATCACCCGGGAAATACATCTGGGTCACAAGGCGCGTGGCAAAGCCCGGCCCGAACAGCGACAGATGGATATGGTTCGGACGCCATGCGTTGAAATGGTTGCCCCACGGATAGGCCCCCGGCTTGATCGTATAGAAAACATAATTGCCATTGGCATCCGTCATGCACCGGCCCGACCCGCGGAAATTCGGGTCAAGCGGCGCGTCATGCTGATCCACCTTGTGCACATAACGCCCCGCCGCATTGGCCTGCCAGACTTCGACAAGAATGTCGGGCTGCGGGCGGCCATCGGTATCCATGACCTTGCCATGCACCACAATACGTTCGCCCAGCGGTTCACCATTGGTGATGCCGTTCTTGGTCAGATCGAAGTCAAGCTTGCGCACCGATGCCGGGGCAAAACGCGGGCCGGTGCCCTCGCTCAATCCTGACTTGATCGCAAGCGGTGCCTGCGTCGGGCCGCGCAGGATGGTGGACTTGTAACCGGGTGCGATATAGGGGGCGTGGGAACCCCAGTCGCGCGGTTTAAAGGTGGACATGGCGTTTACTCTCCCTTGGCGGCCGCATCGATCTCGGCATAGGTTTGTTTGGCAATGCGGAATGCCGTATTGGCGGTGGGAACACCGGCATAGACCGCAACATGCATCAGAACTTCACGGATATCTTCGCGTGTGGCACCGGTATTGAGCGTTGCACGGATATGCATCGCCAGTTCTTCTTCATGGCCAAGCCCGGCCAGAAGCGCGATGGTCACAATACTGCGTTCGCGTTTGGTGAACGCATCGCTGGTCCAGACACCATTCCAGACATTCTCGGTGATGTAACGCTGAAAACCGGCATCGATTTCCGTGACATTCGCCGATGCACGATCCACATGGGCATCGCCCAGAACGGAACGGCGGGTTTTCATACCGACTTCATACCGGTTCTCAGACAAGGTTCTTCTCCTTGATAAATCGGTCGATCAACCGGGAAAGCAATTCAGGGGTTTCAAGGCACGGCAAATGCCCGACCCCGTTTATAAGTTCGAATTCGGCACCGGGGATCATCCCGGCCATCTCGCGCACCACATCGGGCGGTGTCGCCAGATCGTCCGATCCACAAACGCAAAGGACCGGCACCGAAATCCGGGTCGCCGCATCGCGCAGATCACCATCGCGAAGGGCAACGCACGTTCCGACATAACCCTCGACCGTGGTGCGCACCAGCATGTCGCGATACATCGCGGTTTCAACCGGCCGTTCGCGGCGATATGTCGGCGACAGCCAGCGTTCGATGATGGCATCGCCAAGAACCTCGATACCACCTTCCCTGATGGCATTGATACGCATGTTCCAGCCATCCGCATCGCCAAGTTTCGGCGCGGTATCACACAGGATCAGGCCGCGAACGCGGGCGGGCACCAGTTCCGTGACCTTCTGCGCAATCAGTCCACCGACCGACAAACCGCAAATAATGACGTCTTTGACGCCCAGATAATCCAGAAGCCCGATCAGATCATTGGCATGCAGGTCGATATTATAATCCGCCCCGCCAATGCCCGATAAACCATGTCCGCGCTTGTCATAGGTTATGACGTTGAACCGGTCGGCAAAGGCCGGGGTAACATCGTTCCAGATACGAAGATCCGTACCCAGCGAATTTGAAAACACCAAGGCCGGGCCGTCTTTCGGGCCGGTCTGGCAATAATGGATATGTGTCCCGTTGATCGGGGCGACTTGTAAACTCATGTTATTTCCACCCTGATTTGTTACCCATAATCTGGCAGGCAGATTTGGTTATGTAAAATGAGGATTTGCGTTAATTGCATAACTATACAATTATATAAACTTGCAAGATTTGATTTCTGGAATGGTACGCATGCTTGATCAACGCATTAAATTCCGCCATCTGACCTGCTTTCTGGAGGTCGCGCGCCAGCGCAGCGTCGTCAAGGCCGCCGACACATTATCCATCACCCAGCCGGCCGTTTCCAAAACCATCCGCGAGCTCGAAGAACATCTTGATGCCCGTCTGTTCGACCGCTCCAAACGCGGCGTCACACTGACCGATTTCGGCAAGGTGTTCCTGCGTTATGCCGGTGCCAGTGTCACCGCCCTGCGTCAGGGTGTCGACAGCATCAGCCAGGTCCGCATGCAGGGCGGACTTTCGATCAATCTTGGTGTTCTGCCAACCGTCGCCGCCAGCGTCATGCCAAACGCCATCCGCCGGTTCAAGGCGCTAAGCCCCGATACAACGGTCAAGGTCGTCGCTGGCCCGAACGTGATGCTGATGGGGCAATTGCGCGTCGGCGAACTTGATCTGGTGGTTGGTCGTCTGGCCGAACCCGATCAGATGTCGGGTCTGTCCTTTATACATCTATATTCGGAACATATCTCGCTGGTCGCACGTCCGGGCCATCCGTTACTG is part of the Thalassospira lucentensis genome and harbors:
- a CDS encoding GNAT family N-acetyltransferase; the encoded protein is MTPNVTSTPSLPVIIRNATRSDLDGLCALESGSFTSDAISRSGFSRFLRQASARLLVADAGESGKPDIVGYGLLLLRANTTTARIYSLAISDNWRGKGLGTQLLAGLENLAMDAGCVRIRLEVRVENSNARNLYDRHGYQQIADLPGYYEDGANGIRLQHDLYDIPTERSPAVATGAPLILVDRLKDLPFQVPGARIMRVREYLALDHGVRNRRVINLCQSYEYLSRGYYCSLLAAARSERVIPEADVLLDLNWKRLQKTARAEMSPQIVEALAKPGDHPTKIDVFFGRTVDKRFRDIAQRAFDQFRCPILRLHLNPSDKKILREIEAPALSQLGAEDLPAFESAIRAYLRGRVRKPAAGGNPPSALVAILHDPDAVLPPSDSDALALFIQAASDLGAKAELITAKDFHHLSEFDALLIRETTALDHHTYRFAKRARKEGIPVIDDPDSILRCTNKVYLAELLRTHRIPAPRSMIFDKRRIAEIGQQFSFPSVLKVPDGCFSRGVRKVKSPEHLAEVATEMFKNSELLVIQEYVETTFDWRIGVLGGEPLFASRYFMAPGHWQIVKHEDDGKSFEEGGFETVAVEDAPADIVSTALAAARLMGDGLYGVDMKETPHGPMVIEVNDNPNIDGGVEDVVLGMDLYRRIIAHLLGKIARP
- a CDS encoding peptidase C39 family protein; this translates as MTKLDLRIATDGDLDALCEIENSSFDIDRLSRRAFKRFLGSETARLCVAERDGAVVGYALVIFRSNVAMARLYSMAVLETQRGQGIGRALLTRAEELSLDFGAPILRLEVNPGNETAIGLFKAAGYREFALYPDYYPDHSDALRMERVLVPQSLRRPSPIHFYHQTMPFTCGPAALMMAMNALDPNVEMDRNQEIALWREATTVFMTSGHGGCGPLGLGLAAHKRGFDVEVLSSRDGPLFVDTVRKPKNREVVELVHYDFARQAREAGIPVTTGPFSIAEIEERSKQGKIALVLISQYRIYGDKIPHWVVVSGFDDRYVYVTDPDIGDDHEPFSGSDCVSTPILRNEFDLMVRYGRDKLQAAVFIEKRAG
- a CDS encoding TIGR01244 family sulfur transferase, whose protein sequence is MKRLNDELTVSPQMPLDAVNDIAGAGFKTIVCNRPDNEDPGQPSFAEVEAKAKSLGLAAVFLPVASGNVSDADADAFAKVLSEAEKPVFAYCRSGTRCTILWSLASAGNLPVEDIVKTAAGAGYDMSPLAPRIAARS
- a CDS encoding DUF2892 domain-containing protein, encoding MKSNVGKIDRALRVILGVVLIALPFVVATETGPFAALGGFGWVAMIAGAIMILTGGMRFCPLYRILGIGTCPIDTKSAR
- a CDS encoding TenA family protein — encoded protein: MTDKFASVADWPIWHDQNPGNTFSQWLKACVADDWHKVTHHPFTDAWGKAAVPDRNLKNYLIQDHRFIDRFVALLAGAVSRAPTLADRIPACQFLALLTGPENTYFERSLDALGVTEQERCEMPDWDVTADFKDLMRTAMESNDYASMLAVLAVAEGTYLGWADRVHNEIESHPKEFWYAEWLDLHIGTYFESVVAFLNDQLDKTGPTLDDAARANCLSCFRKATELEVRFFDAAWGSQT
- a CDS encoding GNAT family N-acetyltransferase, which translates into the protein MGFTNVITIRPYRATDASVLTEIYTRSVTELGSRAYNPDQVGIWATLAPTAERFAELMDDGRLRLIAADENDQPVAFCDLEADGHIHFLYALPELAGTGAVTTLYDALEKAARDRNIAKLYSEASELAKGFLLKHGFHVLERRDFEVAGVPIHNYAVEKRLRPVT
- a CDS encoding 3-carboxy-cis,cis-muconate cycloisomerase, whose protein sequence is MTISPFDSAMLGNLFADAEIAALFTDDAQIASMVLFEAALASAEASAGVIPEASANRIADVCREFRPDPASLAAGTASAGVPVPALVKALKAEIGGDDARYVHFGATSQDVFDTGLVLRLRDAVAIIRRRTRKLIKALIAQAETHRATVMIGRTRSQQAVPTTFGLKAAGWLAPLVRIDQRIDTLCSDLFRLSFGGAAGTLASIGDKAIEVERNLADELELPPTDMPWHSQRDVLVDFAAQLTALSGALGKMGLDLVLLAQSEIAEVQPGKGGGSSTMPHKSNPVQAEMLITLARFNAGQLGTFAQSQIHEHERSGASWLLEWLTLPQMIMATGAGLAQAVDMVPSLKVNTDRMAANLELSRGAMLAEAATFALAEHLGRDVADKLVKDALSRSAANQSNLFDELPKMTDVGIDWAKLRDPANYIGQADSYVERVVTTARRAIKDS
- the pcaF gene encoding 3-oxoadipyl-CoA thiolase produces the protein MADAYICDFIRTPIGRFGGSLSSVRADDLGAIPLKALIERNPNIDFGDVDDVIFGCANQAGEDNRNVARMSSLLAGLPENVTGTTVNRLCGSGMDAIIMAARAIKSGEADLMIAGGVESMSRAPFVMPKAETAFSRNAEIYDTTIGWRFINPVMKKQYGVDSMPETGENVAEDFKISRADQDAFAARSQDKAVAAQENGNLAAEITPVTIPQRKADPIIVDKDEHPRPGTTAEKLGKLPTPFREGGSVTAGNASGVNDGAAALIIASDAAVKKYGLKPIAKVLGGATAGVAPRIMGFGPAPASKKLLARHGLTTDQLDVIELNEAFASQGLATLRDLGIADDDARVNPNGGAIALGHPLGMSGARITGTAAMQLKRAGGKYALATMCIGVGQGIAIVLEAV